Proteins from one Acidimicrobiales bacterium genomic window:
- a CDS encoding STAS domain-containing protein — protein MLEISVERHDDYVLCRPAGELDAYTVAQFREALTELADESYVLVDLSDVPFMDSAGLGALIGGIRRARENDGDVAVACNRPALTRLLHTTGFDRIVPVRETVEEAVLALGEDAG, from the coding sequence GTGCTGGAGATCTCGGTCGAACGCCATGACGACTACGTGCTGTGCCGTCCGGCTGGAGAGCTCGACGCCTACACGGTGGCCCAGTTCCGTGAGGCTTTGACCGAACTGGCCGACGAGTCCTACGTGCTGGTCGACCTGTCCGACGTGCCGTTCATGGATTCGGCCGGCTTAGGCGCCTTGATCGGCGGGATTCGCCGGGCCCGGGAGAACGACGGTGACGTGGCCGTGGCCTGTAACCGTCCTGCCCTGACTCGACTGCTCCACACCACCGGTTTTGACCGCATCGTTCCCGTCCGCGAAACGGTCGAGGAGGCG